A DNA window from Ralstonia solanacearum K60 contains the following coding sequences:
- a CDS encoding sensor domain-containing phosphodiesterase, which translates to MIDAASITRERLLDALERDAIEPAFQCLVDLRDHGLKGFEVLSRWTETDLGEVPPAVFIPAAEQHGLIDRLLVRVLSKACQAAAAWGGDFFLAFNLSPLQLQNTALFSLIRGAAESGRFPLARLQMEITESALVGDMGAAALLVGELKRAGIRIALDDFGIGFSNLERLQAFAFDKIKIDASFVQHMEGDSDSRKIVASIIGLGQSLGVDVVAEGVETRAQADILRGLGCGMGQGWLFGHPVPAPDAAATLQRRFGEPAAGDALSEASPFQRLHQLEALYRHAPVALCFVDSAERCVSANNRFLQILACSGSAFIGHSLTEMACCAARVSGLQAAVRQIAQGMTPAPVEVEGQGETCYLAFVQPVHDEVGERIGASIIMIDVTDQRRAERAIRESEEHFRRASDLSPDIAWAARPDGTVNYMGPTFGAARNMSVEDRIEAWYGIMHPEDRVRVRREWLAWLPCGQPFETDFRIKWPDGTWHWVNSRARPHYGADGTIDRWYGLIVDITGRRALERRIAVLERQLEKYRRSADAA; encoded by the coding sequence ATGATCGACGCCGCCTCCATCACCCGCGAGCGCCTGCTTGACGCGCTCGAGCGGGATGCCATCGAGCCGGCGTTCCAGTGCCTGGTCGACCTTCGGGACCATGGCCTCAAGGGGTTCGAGGTGCTTTCGCGGTGGACGGAAACGGACCTGGGCGAGGTGCCGCCGGCGGTCTTCATCCCGGCGGCCGAACAGCATGGCCTGATTGATCGGCTGCTGGTGCGGGTCCTGTCCAAGGCGTGCCAGGCCGCCGCCGCGTGGGGCGGCGATTTCTTTCTCGCCTTCAACCTGTCGCCCCTGCAACTGCAGAACACTGCGCTGTTCAGCCTGATCCGGGGGGCGGCCGAATCGGGCCGCTTTCCGCTGGCGCGGCTGCAGATGGAAATCACCGAGAGCGCGCTGGTGGGCGACATGGGCGCCGCGGCGTTGCTGGTCGGCGAACTCAAGCGCGCGGGCATCCGGATCGCGCTCGACGATTTCGGTATCGGTTTTTCCAATCTCGAACGGCTGCAGGCCTTCGCTTTCGACAAGATCAAGATCGACGCCAGCTTTGTCCAGCACATGGAGGGCGACAGCGACAGCCGCAAGATCGTCGCGTCCATCATCGGGCTGGGGCAGAGCCTGGGGGTCGATGTGGTGGCCGAGGGCGTGGAGACGCGGGCCCAGGCCGACATCCTGCGCGGCCTCGGCTGCGGCATGGGACAGGGATGGCTGTTCGGGCATCCCGTGCCGGCGCCGGACGCGGCGGCGACCCTGCAGCGCCGCTTCGGGGAGCCGGCCGCCGGGGACGCCCTGAGCGAGGCTTCGCCCTTTCAGCGGCTGCACCAGCTCGAGGCGCTGTACCGGCATGCGCCCGTCGCGCTGTGCTTCGTGGATAGCGCGGAGCGCTGCGTCAGCGCCAACAACCGTTTCCTGCAGATCCTGGCGTGCTCGGGCAGCGCGTTCATCGGACACAGCCTGACCGAGATGGCGTGCTGCGCGGCCCGGGTGAGCGGCCTGCAGGCGGCGGTGCGCCAGATCGCGCAGGGGATGACCCCCGCGCCGGTCGAGGTCGAGGGGCAGGGCGAGACCTGCTATCTGGCGTTCGTCCAGCCGGTCCACGATGAGGTGGGCGAGCGCATCGGCGCGTCGATCATCATGATCGATGTCACCGACCAGCGGCGGGCGGAGCGCGCGATCCGCGAAAGCGAGGAGCATTTCCGCCGCGCGAGCGACCTGAGCCCCGACATCGCCTGGGCGGCGCGGCCGGACGGCACTGTCAACTACATGGGGCCGACCTTCGGCGCGGCCCGCAACATGTCGGTCGAGGATCGCATCGAGGCTTGGTACGGGATCATGCATCCCGAAGACCGCGTGCGGGTGCGCCGGGAATGGCTGGCCTGGCTGCCGTGCGGCCAGCCGTTCGAGACCGATTTCCGCATCAAATGGCCCGACGGCACGTGGCATTGGGTGAACAGCCGGGCGCGGCCCCATTACGGCGCCGATGGCACCATCGACCGCTGGTACGGCCTGATCGTCGACATCACCGGCCGCAGGGCGCTGGAGCGCCGGATCGCCGTGCTGGAGCGCCAGCTCGAAAAGTATCGCCGGAGCGCCGACGCCGCCTAG